In Thioalbus denitrificans, the following are encoded in one genomic region:
- a CDS encoding 4a-hydroxytetrahydrobiopterin dehydratase, protein MTELTRKRCLPCEGGVDPLTLDQSRELLAQVPGWTLSEDGRELSHTYKFRNYYETMAFVNAIAWMAHREDHHPDLEVGYNRCRVRYSTHAIGGLSENDFICAAKVEALLADPETASLNCAI, encoded by the coding sequence ATGACCGAATTGACCCGCAAACGCTGCCTGCCCTGTGAAGGGGGCGTGGATCCGCTGACTCTCGACCAGTCCCGCGAGCTCCTCGCCCAGGTGCCGGGCTGGACCCTGAGCGAGGACGGCAGGGAGCTGAGCCACACCTACAAGTTCAGGAACTACTACGAGACCATGGCCTTCGTGAACGCCATCGCCTGGATGGCCCACCGCGAGGACCACCACCCCGACCTGGAGGTGGGCTACAACCGCTGCCGGGTGCGCTACAGCACCCACGCCATCGGCGGGCTGTCGGAGAACGACTTCATCTGCGCGGCCAAGGTGGAGGCCCTGCTGGCGGATCCCGAGACCGCCTCGCTCAACTGCGCGATCTGA
- the rsgA gene encoding small ribosomal subunit biogenesis GTPase RsgA, producing the protein MAKRRLTRRQSWRIEKIQQERQARAQRREAHVETLLEDEHLGPEQEGRVIASYGASVDVEDPAGGLHRCHLRQHLGTPVCGDHVAWQAGSRGNGVVVAIRPRRSALIREMPDGGERPIAANLDRLGVVIATRPTTPMGLIDRYLVAAEHLGIHPFLVLNKIDLLEPDALTELEESLAVYPRIGYELIPASTVTAHGLDALRAALGGHTSVLVGQSGVGKSSLINCLIPSVEAPTAALSEATGKGMHTTTTARLYHLPGDGSLIDSPGVREFALGHIPAAEVGPAFIEFRPFLGHCRFRDCAHRDEPGCALRGAVDSDAIDPRRLASYHRIVASLAG; encoded by the coding sequence ATGGCCAAACGCAGGCTGACCCGGCGCCAGTCCTGGCGTATCGAGAAAATCCAGCAGGAGCGTCAGGCGCGGGCACAGCGCCGGGAGGCCCATGTGGAGACGCTGCTGGAGGATGAGCACCTGGGCCCGGAACAGGAGGGTCGGGTGATCGCCAGCTACGGCGCCAGCGTCGACGTGGAGGACCCCGCGGGCGGCCTGCACCGCTGCCATCTGCGCCAGCACCTGGGCACCCCGGTCTGCGGCGATCATGTCGCCTGGCAGGCGGGCAGCCGCGGCAACGGCGTGGTGGTCGCCATCCGGCCCCGCCGCAGCGCGCTGATCCGCGAAATGCCCGATGGCGGCGAACGCCCCATCGCCGCCAACCTCGACCGGCTCGGGGTGGTGATCGCCACCCGGCCGACAACGCCGATGGGGCTCATCGACCGCTACCTGGTGGCCGCCGAGCACCTCGGCATCCACCCCTTCCTGGTGCTCAACAAGATCGACCTGCTGGAGCCCGACGCGCTGACGGAGCTCGAGGAGAGCCTCGCCGTCTATCCCCGCATCGGCTACGAGCTGATTCCCGCCAGCACCGTGACCGCCCATGGGCTGGATGCCCTGCGCGCGGCCCTGGGCGGACACACCAGCGTACTGGTGGGGCAGTCGGGGGTGGGCAAGTCGTCCCTGATCAACTGCCTCATCCCCTCGGTGGAGGCGCCTACCGCCGCGCTGTCCGAGGCCACCGGCAAGGGCATGCACACCACCACCACCGCCCGCCTCTATCACCTCCCCGGCGACGGCAGCCTCATCGACTCCCCCGGGGTCCGCGAGTTCGCGCTCGGGCATATCCCCGCCGCGGAGGTGGGGCCGGCGTTCATCGAATTCCGGCCCTTTCTCGGCCACTGCCGCTTCCGCGACTGCGCCCACCGCGACGAACCCGGCTGCGCCCTGCGCGGCGCCGTGGACAGCGACGCCATCGATCCGCGGCGCCTGGCGAGCTATCACCGCATCGTCGCCTCCCTCGCCGGGTGA
- a CDS encoding M48 family metallopeptidase: protein MNAFTLLFILLVLLEAAIRAWLARRQAGCVARHRAEVPAPFRDHIPLPAHQKAADYTIARMRLGLIDLAVGSLLLVAWTLGGGLELLDRGWRALELGPVATGTGFLLSGVLLMGLLELPLSAWRTFGIEQRFGFNRTTPALFLADALKSALLLLLLGGPLAWLVMAIMHGAGATWWLWVWGVWVAFNLFLAWAFPTFIAPLFNRFRPLADEALRRRIEALLERCGFASRGIFIMDGSRRSSHGNAYFTGLGRSKRVVFFDTLIECLEPAEVEAVLAHELGHFRRRHVLKRMVFSSLLSLAGLALLGWLTQQPGFYTGLGLTQPSPHAALMLFLLVAPLLGLAIQPLAAAVMRRHEFEADDFAAREAGPEPLIRALVKLYRDNASTLTPDPLYSAFHDSHPPAPVRIAHLSSKILG from the coding sequence ATGAATGCATTTACGCTGCTGTTCATCCTGCTGGTGCTGCTGGAGGCCGCCATCCGGGCGTGGCTGGCGCGGCGCCAGGCCGGCTGTGTCGCCCGTCACCGCGCCGAAGTCCCGGCACCCTTCCGCGACCACATCCCGCTCCCGGCCCACCAGAAGGCGGCTGACTATACCATAGCCCGGATGCGCCTCGGGCTCATCGACCTGGCCGTGGGCAGCCTGCTGCTCGTGGCCTGGACCCTGGGCGGCGGACTGGAGCTGCTCGATCGCGGCTGGCGCGCCCTGGAGCTCGGCCCGGTCGCCACCGGCACCGGCTTCCTGCTCAGCGGGGTGCTGCTGATGGGGCTGCTGGAGCTGCCCCTGTCCGCCTGGCGCACCTTCGGCATCGAGCAGCGCTTCGGCTTCAACCGCACCACGCCGGCCCTGTTCCTGGCCGACGCCCTGAAGAGCGCCCTGCTGCTGCTCCTGCTGGGCGGACCGCTGGCCTGGCTGGTGATGGCCATCATGCACGGCGCCGGGGCGACCTGGTGGCTCTGGGTGTGGGGGGTATGGGTGGCCTTCAACCTGTTCCTGGCCTGGGCCTTCCCCACCTTCATCGCCCCGCTCTTCAACCGCTTCCGGCCGCTCGCGGACGAGGCGCTGCGCCGCCGCATCGAGGCGCTTCTGGAGCGCTGCGGCTTCGCCAGCCGGGGCATCTTCATCATGGACGGCTCACGCCGCTCCAGCCACGGCAACGCCTACTTCACCGGGCTCGGGCGCAGCAAGCGCGTGGTCTTCTTCGACACGCTCATCGAGTGCCTGGAGCCGGCCGAGGTGGAGGCGGTGCTGGCCCATGAGCTGGGCCATTTCCGCCGCCGGCACGTCCTCAAGCGCATGGTCTTCAGCAGCCTGCTGAGCCTGGCGGGGCTGGCGCTGCTGGGCTGGCTGACGCAACAGCCCGGCTTCTACACGGGGCTCGGGCTGACGCAACCCTCTCCCCACGCCGCCCTGATGCTGTTCCTGCTGGTGGCCCCGCTGCTCGGACTGGCAATCCAGCCGCTGGCCGCCGCGGTCATGCGCCGCCACGAATTCGAGGCCGACGACTTCGCCGCCCGGGAGGCGGGCCCCGAGCCCCTGATCCGGGCCCTGGTGAAGCTCTACCGCGACAACGCCAGCACCCTGACCCCCGATCCCCTCTACTCGGCCTTCCATGACAGCCATCCCCCCGCCCCCGTGCGCATCGCCCATTTGTCTAGTAAAATACTTGGTTAA
- the asd gene encoding archaetidylserine decarboxylase (Phosphatidylserine decarboxylase is synthesized as a single chain precursor. Generation of the pyruvoyl active site from a Ser is coupled to cleavage of a Gly-Ser bond between the larger (beta) and smaller (alpha chains). It is an integral membrane protein.): MLDRLLCLPQHLLPQHALSRLVGRLAESRNPWVKDRFIGWFARRYGVDLGEAAQPDPRAYPDFNSFFTRALRPGARPLPEPPGAVACPVDGAVSQAGAATGGRLLQAKGHDYTVAALLGGDPRLAAPFLGGSFATLYLSPRDYHRIHMPLDGRLVTMLHIPGRLFSVNPLTARGVPRLFARNERVVTLFDTAAGPMAVVLVGAVIVASIETVWAGIITPPSRREIRRWDYPPGEVKLARGAELGRFRLGSTVIVLFGPGAVALESNLASGAEVRMGQPLGWLSGAGDDA; encoded by the coding sequence GTGCTTGATCGCCTGCTCTGCCTGCCGCAGCACCTGCTGCCCCAGCACGCCCTGTCCCGGCTCGTCGGCCGGCTGGCCGAGTCCCGCAATCCCTGGGTCAAGGACCGCTTCATCGGCTGGTTCGCGCGCCGCTACGGCGTCGATCTCGGCGAGGCGGCGCAACCGGATCCGCGCGCCTATCCCGATTTCAACAGCTTCTTCACCCGCGCGCTGCGTCCCGGCGCCCGGCCACTGCCGGAGCCGCCCGGGGCGGTGGCCTGCCCGGTGGACGGGGCGGTGAGCCAGGCCGGCGCGGCAACCGGCGGCCGGCTGCTGCAGGCCAAGGGGCACGACTACACCGTGGCGGCGCTGCTGGGCGGGGACCCGCGGCTGGCCGCGCCCTTCCTTGGCGGCAGCTTCGCCACCCTCTACCTGTCGCCGCGGGACTACCACCGCATCCACATGCCCCTGGACGGGCGCCTGGTCACCATGCTGCACATCCCCGGGCGCCTGTTCTCGGTGAATCCGCTGACCGCCCGCGGCGTGCCGCGGCTGTTCGCCCGCAACGAGCGGGTGGTCACCCTGTTCGACACCGCCGCCGGCCCCATGGCGGTGGTGCTGGTGGGGGCGGTCATCGTGGCGAGCATCGAGACAGTCTGGGCCGGGATCATCACCCCGCCCAGCAGGCGGGAAATCCGCCGCTGGGACTACCCGCCCGGCGAAGTGAAGCTCGCCCGCGGCGCCGAGCTGGGCCGTTTCCGCCTCGGTTCCACCGTGATTGTCCTGTTCGGTCCGGGCGCGGTGGCACTCGAATCCAACCTGGCCTCCGGCGCCGAGGTCCGCATGGGCCAGCCGCTGGGCTGGCTGTCCGGCGCTGGCGATGACGCCTGA
- the queG gene encoding tRNA epoxyqueuosine(34) reductase QueG, producing MPPPAPDQLADLARAIRRWGVDLGFQQVGIGGVDLDRHEARFLHWLERGFHGEMEYMARHGTRRSRPAELEPGTVRVISARMDYWPPGRDAVAVLRDPARGYVSRYALGRDYHKLLRKRLARLVERVREAAGGFGARVFVDSAPVLEKALAEQAGLGWIGKHSNLIHPRAGSWFFLGEIYTDLPLPVDDAPTGNHCGTCAACIDACPTRAIVAPYQVDARLCISYLTIELHGPIPPALRPLLGNRIYGCDDCQLVCPWNRFARLTGEGDFAPRNDLDAPELTALLGWEETEFLRRTEGSPIRRIGHERWLRNVAVALGNGAATPAALAALRARLAHPSVLVREHVQWALERLDRAAAAAGPAGGGGPGP from the coding sequence GTGCCCCCGCCCGCCCCCGACCAGCTTGCCGACCTGGCCCGCGCTATCCGGCGCTGGGGTGTCGATCTCGGCTTTCAGCAGGTGGGCATCGGCGGGGTGGATCTGGACCGGCACGAGGCCCGCTTCCTGCACTGGCTGGAGCGGGGCTTTCACGGCGAGATGGAGTACATGGCCCGCCACGGCACCCGCCGCAGCCGCCCGGCCGAGCTGGAACCCGGCACCGTGCGGGTCATCAGCGCACGCATGGACTACTGGCCGCCGGGCCGGGACGCGGTCGCCGTCCTGCGCGACCCGGCACGCGGCTATGTCTCCCGCTACGCCCTCGGGCGCGACTATCACAAGCTGCTGCGCAAGCGGCTGGCGCGGCTGGTGGAGCGGGTGAGGGAAGCGGCCGGCGGGTTCGGCGCGCGGGTGTTCGTGGACAGCGCTCCGGTCCTGGAGAAGGCCCTGGCCGAGCAGGCGGGACTGGGCTGGATCGGCAAGCACAGCAATCTCATCCACCCCCGGGCGGGCTCCTGGTTCTTCCTCGGGGAGATCTACACCGACCTGCCGCTGCCGGTGGACGACGCCCCCACGGGCAACCACTGCGGCACCTGCGCCGCCTGTATCGACGCCTGCCCCACCCGCGCCATCGTCGCGCCCTACCAGGTGGATGCCCGGCTGTGCATCTCCTACCTCACCATCGAGCTGCACGGGCCCATTCCGCCGGCGCTCCGCCCGCTGCTGGGCAACCGCATCTACGGCTGCGACGACTGCCAGCTGGTGTGCCCCTGGAACCGCTTCGCCCGCCTCACCGGCGAGGGCGACTTCGCCCCCCGCAACGACCTGGACGCGCCGGAGCTGACGGCGCTGCTGGGCTGGGAGGAGACGGAATTCCTGCGCCGCACCGAGGGCTCGCCCATCCGCCGCATCGGCCATGAGCGCTGGCTGCGCAACGTGGCGGTGGCCCTGGGCAACGGAGCGGCCACCCCGGCGGCGCTCGCCGCCCTGCGGGCGCGGCTCGCCCACCCCTCGGTGCTGGTGCGCGAGCATGTGCAGTGGGCGCTGGAGCGGCTCGACCGGGCCGCCGCCGCGGCGGGGCCCGCCGGGGGCGGCGGCCCGGGTCCATGA
- the orn gene encoding oligoribonuclease: MKPNPENLVWVDMEMTGLDPDRDVVIEIATIVTDKELNVVAEGPVLAIHQSDAALAGMDEWNTRTHTVSGLVERVRASRLDELDAVEQTLEFLMRHVPQRKSPMCGNSICQDRRFMARHMPKLEQYFHYRNLDVSTFKELVRRWSPWLLDGFSKANTHRALDDIRESIAELRYYREHFIRAPEPPPAFRDGAAADAE, from the coding sequence ATCAAGCCCAATCCCGAGAACCTGGTCTGGGTCGACATGGAGATGACCGGGCTCGATCCCGATCGCGACGTGGTGATCGAGATCGCCACCATCGTGACCGACAAGGAGCTGAACGTGGTGGCCGAGGGCCCGGTGCTGGCCATCCACCAGAGTGACGCGGCGCTGGCGGGAATGGACGAGTGGAACACCCGCACCCACACCGTGAGCGGCCTGGTGGAGCGGGTCCGCGCCAGCCGCCTGGACGAGCTCGACGCGGTGGAGCAGACGCTGGAGTTCCTGATGCGCCACGTGCCGCAGCGCAAGTCCCCCATGTGCGGGAACTCCATCTGCCAGGACCGCCGCTTCATGGCCCGCCACATGCCGAAGCTGGAGCAGTACTTCCACTACCGCAACCTGGACGTGAGCACCTTCAAGGAGCTGGTGCGGCGCTGGTCGCCCTGGCTGCTGGACGGGTTCAGCAAGGCCAATACCCACCGCGCCCTGGACGACATCCGCGAATCCATCGCCGAGCTGCGCTACTACCGCGAGCACTTCATCCGCGCCCCCGAGCCCCCGCCGGCGTTTCGCGACGGGGCCGCCGCGGACGCGGAGTAG
- a CDS encoding sulfurtransferase: MTDAPLPPLIEPEALEALLGRDDLLIVDLSRSDVHARAHVPGAVHLEYGRLVLGAPPAPGRLPNPGRLRQVLGEIGVSPERPLVVYDDEGGGKACRLLWTLSLFGLGGSLLNGGLHAWANEEHPLEQARNTPAPTTIDTPFDPSPAVEADYLLARLGDPELALLDARSAEEFSGERRYAMRGGHIPGAVNLDWQASLDPDRNLRLRPESELRALLTGRHITPEREVVCYCQTHHRSSHSWYVLKLLGYPRVKGYPGSWAEWGNRLDTPVEE; the protein is encoded by the coding sequence GTGACTGACGCCCCCCTGCCCCCGCTCATCGAGCCCGAGGCACTGGAAGCCCTGCTCGGCCGCGACGATCTGCTCATCGTCGACCTGAGCCGCAGCGATGTCCACGCCCGCGCCCACGTGCCGGGCGCCGTCCACCTGGAGTACGGACGCCTCGTGCTGGGCGCGCCCCCCGCACCGGGGCGGCTGCCCAACCCCGGGCGCCTGCGGCAGGTGCTGGGTGAAATCGGCGTCTCCCCGGAACGACCGCTGGTGGTCTACGACGACGAGGGCGGCGGCAAGGCCTGCCGCCTGCTGTGGACCCTGTCGCTGTTCGGCCTCGGCGGCAGCCTGCTGAACGGCGGACTGCACGCCTGGGCCAACGAGGAGCACCCCCTGGAGCAGGCCCGCAACACGCCTGCGCCCACCACCATAGACACCCCGTTCGATCCGTCCCCGGCAGTGGAGGCCGATTACCTGCTGGCCCGCCTCGGCGACCCGGAGCTGGCGCTGCTCGATGCCCGCAGCGCCGAGGAATTCAGCGGCGAGCGGCGCTACGCCATGCGCGGCGGACACATCCCGGGGGCGGTGAACCTGGACTGGCAGGCCAGCCTCGACCCGGACCGCAACCTGCGGCTGCGGCCCGAGTCCGAGCTGCGCGCGTTGCTCACGGGGCGGCACATCACCCCGGAACGGGAAGTGGTCTGCTACTGCCAGACCCACCACCGCTCCTCCCACAGCTGGTACGTGCTCAAGCTGCTGGGCTACCCGCGGGTGAAGGGCTATCCCGGCTCCTGGGCCGAGTGGGGCAACCGCCTGGACACGCCGGTGGAGGAGTGA
- a CDS encoding c-type cytochrome codes for MFRTPIAALALLLAAAPALAADGRALHDENCLSCHASLTGGDPNTLYTRPDHKVTSLDGLRKQVHRCELSLGLTWFDDEVDAVTEYLNRNFYKFN; via the coding sequence ATGTTCCGTACCCCGATTGCCGCTCTTGCCCTGCTGCTGGCAGCCGCTCCGGCGCTGGCGGCCGACGGCCGGGCGCTGCACGACGAGAACTGCCTGAGCTGTCACGCCTCCCTCACCGGCGGCGACCCGAACACCCTCTACACCCGTCCGGACCACAAGGTCACCTCCCTGGACGGGCTGCGCAAGCAGGTCCACCGCTGCGAGCTGAGCCTGGGGCTGACCTGGTTCGACGACGAGGTGGACGCGGTGACCGAGTATCTCAACCGCAATTTCTACAAGTTCAACTGA